In Carya illinoinensis cultivar Pawnee chromosome 9, C.illinoinensisPawnee_v1, whole genome shotgun sequence, the following are encoded in one genomic region:
- the LOC122276527 gene encoding peptidyl-prolyl cis-trans isomerase CYP18-2: MWASAEGGPPEVTLETSMGPFTVELYYKHAPRTCRNFLELSRRNYYDNVKFHRIIKDFMVQGGDPTGTGRGGESIYGPKFDDEIKPELKHTGAGILSMANAGPNTNGSQFFITLAPCPSLDGKHTIFGRVCRGMEIIKRLGSVQTDNNDRPIHDVKILRTSVKD, translated from the exons atgTGGGCCAGCGCAGAAGGAGGGCCTCCGGAGGTCACGCTCGAGACGTCAATGGGTCCTTTCACCGTTGAG CTATACTACAAGCACGCACCGAGAACTTGCAGGAACTTCCTTGAACTTTCTCGCAGAAACTACTACGACAACGTTAAATTCCACAGAATCATCAAG gattttatggtgcaagGTGGGGATCCTACAGGGACCGGAAGGGGTGGAGAATCCATATACGG CCCAAAATTCGATGATGAGATTAAACCAGAGTTGAAGCATACTGGGGCTGGGATTTTGTCCATGGCAAATGCTGGTCCAAATACAAATGGAAGTCAATTCTTTATCACCCTGGCACCATGTCCATCTCTGGACG GAAAACATACGATATTTGGGAGGGTTTGTAGGGGAATGGAGATAATCAAAAGACTTGGCAGTGTCCAAACTGATAATAATGATAG ACCCATCCATGACGTGAAAATACTACGGACATCGGTCAAGGACTAA